The nucleotide sequence GCAGACCCACCGCTCGCTGCTGCGCTACCTGGTGGAGGAGTGCTACGAGCTCTACCAGTCGATCGAGGACGGCGACCGCACCGAGCTGCGCGAGGAGCTCGGCGACGTGCTGTTGCAGGTGCTGTTCCACGCGAGGGTCGCCGCCGAGCACCCGGACGGCCCGTTCGACATCGACCGGGTCGCGACCGGGCTGGTCGACAAGCTCGTCGGGCGGCATCCGCACGTGTTCGGCACCGGTGAGCGGGTCGCGACCGCGCAGGACCAGGACCGTCGCTGGGACGAGCTGAAGCGCGCCGAGAAGCAGCGTGAGTCCAGTGTGGACGGCGTCGCCACGGCGCAGCCCGCGGTGGCGCTGGCCGCGAAGCTCACGTCGCGGACGGCCAGGGCCGGGCTGCCGGCGGACCTGCTGCCCGGCGGTGACGACCCGGGCGAGCGGCTGTTCCGGCTGGCCGCGACGACCCAGCTCGGCGGCGGCGACCCGGAGGACGCGCTGCGCGGCGTCGCCCGCGCGTTCGAGGCCAGGGTCCGGGCGGCGGAGAAGGCCGCCGCCGCCGACGGCCGGGACCCGCACGCGCTGACCGCCGAGCAGTGGCGCCGGTACTGGCAGACCCCCTGAGTCGGATCACCCGGCCGGGTGGCTCCGGTGGGTACGGTGGGCGGAGTGCGAACCCGATCTCTGGCGGCGGTCGTCGGCGGGATCCTGGCCTTCCTGATGATCGTCGTGCTGGTCGTGCTCGGCGCTCTGATCACCGGCCTGGACCGCAGCGGCCCGCCGCGGACACCGGTGGACCGGGACAGCCCGCCACCGGCCGCCGCATCGTTGCCGGACGGCACCGACCCGGTCGCCTGGGCCGGTGCGACGGCGCCGGATGCGGACATCCCCGAGCGTGCGCTGCAGGCCTACGCGAACGCGGAGCTGCGCCAGCGTGAGCGCACCCCGGAGTGCCGGATCGGCTGGGCCACGCTGGCCGGGATCGGCCGGATCGAGTCCCGGCACGGCACGCTGGGCGGCGCGCAGGTGCGATCCGACGGGCGGGTGGAGCCACCGGTGATCGGGATCCCGCTGGACGGCACCAACGGCACCCGGCTGGTCGAGGACACCGACGGCGGCCGGCTCGACGGCGACCCGGACCTGGATCGTGCGGTCGGGCCGATGCAGTTCCTGCCCGAGACCTGGCAGCGGTACGGCGCCGACGGCGACGGCGACGGCGACGGTGTCGCCGATCCGCACCAGATCGACGACGCCGCGCTCGCCGCGGCCGGCTACCTGTGCAGCCGGGACCGGGACGTGACCGACGCGCAGGACTGGTGGGACGGTGTGCTCGCCTACAACGCCTCCGGCCGGTACGCCCGCGACGTGTGGTCGGCCGCCGCGGACTACGCCGCCCGCACCGCGCCCACCACCGCCGGCTGACCGGTCACCGGCCGAGCAGGCCCGCGCCCCAGAATTCGTCGGGGCCGGTCAGGCCGGGCGGCACCGCGAACAGCGCAGAACCGGTGTGCTCCAGGTACTCCGACATCGCGTCGTGACGGGCGAGTGCGCGCTGCATCGGCACGAACTGGCGCTGCGGATCCCGGACGAACGCGACGAAGAACAGTCCCGCGTCGAGATGCCCGCGGCCGTCCGAGCCGTCGACGAAGTTGTAGCCGCGGCGCAGCATCCGCACTCCGCCGTTCGCCTCGGCCGAGGCGAGCCGGATGTGCGCGTCGGCCGGGATGACCGGCCCGCCCGGTCCGATCGCGGCCAGGTCGGCGGGATCGAACTCGGCGGTCCCGGTCAGCGGGGCGCCCTCGCCCTTGTCCCGCCCGACGATGAGCTGCTGCTCGTCGAGCGAGGACCGGTCCCAGGTCTCGATGTGCATCCGGATCCGCCGGGCGACGAGGTAGGAGCCGCCGCGCAGCCAGTCCGGGCCCTCGTCACCGACCCACACGTGTTCGTCGAGCAGCTCCGGTTCCTCGGCCTTGAGGTTGTTGGTGCCGTCCTTGAACCCGAACAGGTTGCGCGGGGTGGCCTGGCCGGTCGAGGTCGACGACGTACGCCCGAACCCGAGCTGCGACCAGCGGACCTCGGTCACCCCGAAGCCGTCCCGCACCAGGTTCCGTACCGCGTGCACGGCGACCTGCGGGTCGTCCGCGCAGGCCTGCAGGCACAGGTCGCCGCCGGAACGCGCCGGATCGAGCCGGTCACCCTGGAAGCGCGGCAGGTCGGCCAGCGGGGCGGGCCGCCGGTCGTCGAGTCCGAGCCGGGTGAACAGCGACGGGCCCACCCCGAACGTCAGGCTGAGCGACGCCGCAGGCAATCCGAGCGCCTCACCGGTGTCGGCCGGGGCGGCGTTGGCGTTGGCCGGGATCGCGCCGCCCTCGGCGGTCTCCCGGCCGGACGTCATCCGCTCGGCGGCGATCGTCCAGCGTTGCAGCAGATCCCGGACCGCGCCCCGGTCGGTGCTGGTCAGGTCCAGCGCCACGAAGTGCAGCCGGTCCTGGGCCGGGGTGACGATCCCGGCCTGGTGCGGGCCGCGGAACTCCACCGTGGCCGACGGGCCGGGGGAGGTTGCCGCGTCCAGCCCGTACCCGGCGGCGACGCCGGCGCCCGCCAGCGCCGCACCGGCACCGGCCAGCCCGAACAGTCCCCGCCGGGAGACCCGGGGGGTCATGCGGTGACGGTCCCCGCGACCTTGCTGACCGGCTCGGACAGCGCGTCGATCGCGGCGGTCATCTTCTTCACGTCGTCCGGCGTGAGCTGGGTGTAGAGCACGTAGCCGTCGCCGTCGCGGTAGCCCTGCAGCAGCTGGTCGACGGCCTGGAACCGCTCGTCCAGCTGCGGGCCCAGCGCCGGGTCCTTCCGGTCGATCACCGGACGGAGCGCGGCGACCGCGGCCTGCGATCCCTCCACATTGGCCTGGAAGTCCCACAGGTCGGTGTGCGAGTAGCGGTCCTCCTCGCCGGTGATCTTGCCGGTGGCGACCTCGTCGAGCAGCTCCTTGGCCCCGTTGGCCAGCTGTACCGGGGTGAGCTCGACGGTCTTCGTGCGGGCGGCGAGATCGTTGATGTCGGTCATCAGCTGGTCCGCGACCGCGGGCGAGTCCGGCTGCAGACCGGTCACCCAGAGGTCCTTCTCCAGCCGGTGGTAGCCGGTGAATCCGACGCCGGGATCGCGCTCGTCGTCCTCCCGGCCGTCGATCTTCGGGTCGATGTCACCGAACGACTCGGCGACCGGCTCGATCCGCTCCCAGTAGGTCCGGGAGACCGGGAACAGTGCCTTGGCCCGCTCGACGTCACCGGCCTTGACCGCGTCCACGAACTCACCCGTCTTCGGCACCAGGGCCTCGACCTGCGAGGACACGTAGCGGGTGTAGCCGGCGGTGGCGGCGGCCAGCTCGGCGTCGGTGTCGGTGGCGCGTTGTGCGTTCCCGGTGACGGTGAACGGGGCGCGGATCCCGTCGCCGGACATCCCCGGCTTGCAGGCGGTGGTGTAGCCGCCGCCGTCCGGGACCTCGACGATCAGGTCGCGGGACAGCCCCGGACCGATGTTCTCGACCTCGCCCATGATCCGGTCGCCGACGCCGTAGAGGTAGAACTCGGTGACCTTCGAGCCGGTGTTGGTGATCGCGAAGGTGATGTTCCCGGCCGGCGCGGTACCGGCGGAGACCTCGCAGGCGGTGTCGGTGGCGTTCACCGTGATCGGCCCGGCGGAATCCGCGGGTGGGGCGGTCGAGGTGCAGCCGGCCAGCACGGCGGCTGCGGCGAGGGATGCGAGGCCGGCGGCCGTGCGTGGGGCGGTGGACATGGTTCTCCCGGATCTCAGATGGTGGTGCTCGTGGAGCGGCGGGCCGGGCGCAGGAACAGCGCCAGCACGACCACGACGTAGACCGACCAGACGACGGCCTCCAGCACGGTCGTCCGCGGTGAGAAGTTGAAGATCCCCTTCAGCAGCGTGCCGTACCAGGAGTCGGCGGGGACGGCGGTGCTGACGTCGAAGGCCAGGGTGTTCAGGCCGGGCAGGATGGCGGCCTCCTGCAGGTCGTGCACGCCGTAGGCGAGGATCCCGGCGGCGACGAAGATCAGCAGGAAGCCGGTGACGGTGAAGAACCGGCCGAGATCGATCCGCAGTGCGCCGCGGTAGAGCAGGTAGGCCAGCAGCACGGCGACCGCGATCCCGGACAGGAAGCCGACCAGCGGCCCGGTCGTCTCCCCGGCGGCCTGTGCCGCGGCGAAGAAGAACACCGCCGTCTCCAGGCCCTCCCGGCCCACCGCCAGCGCGGCCATCAGCACGACCGCCCACGGGCCCATCGCGATCGCGGCGTCGAGCCGCCCCTCGAGCTCGGCCGACAGCGTCCGGCCGTGCGACCGCATCCAGAAGATCATCCAGGTGACGAAGCCCACGGCGATGATCGACAGCGAGCCGCCCAGCGCCTCCTGGGCCTCGAAGGTCAGCGCCTGCCGGGTCAGCGTCAGTCCGAGGGTGACCCCGACGCTGACGGCGACGGAGACGGTGACCCCGAGCCAGACCCGTGGCAGCTCCGCGCGTCGGCCGGTACGCACCAGGAAGGCCACCAAGATCGCCACCACGAGCGACGCCTCGAGACCTTCGCGCAGCCCGATGAGGGCGTTCCCCAGCATGTTCCTCCGACCGCAGGCACCGATGACAGGCACCAGGTCAGGGTGCGCTGTCCGATGCGGAGGCTAGCCTCACCGTTTCGCTCCGGAAAAGCCCTCTCTGCCAAGATCACCTGAGACAGGTTGAAGTCAGCGGTTCACAGTAGAGGGCGTGATCGGAGATCCTGGTGCTCGTGTCATCGGAGGAGCGTCGCGGTGCGGGGGCCGGCAGCAGCGGGTCGACGGCGTCGTCGTCGGGTCCGCGGTCGGCTGGTGGTCCGTCGCCGCGTCCGTCGCGTAGGTCGTTCAGCGCGGAATACAAGCTGGCGATCGTCGCGGAGTATGAGAACGCGCCGAACGGTGAGAAGGGCGCGGTCCTGCGCCGGGAGGGCCTGTATTCGTCGCACGTGATCGAGTGGACCCGGGCCCGGGACGTCGGCGCGCTGGAGGGCGTAGCCGATTCGAGGCGGTCGGCGAAACGTCCGAAGCGGTCGGCGGAGGCGGCCGAGTTGGAACGGCTCCGGGCCCGGAACGCGAAACTCGAATCCGACCTGACGAAGACGCGGACCGCGTTGGACATCATGGGAAAAGCGCACGCGCTCTTGGAGCAGCTGTCCGAGAGCGCGGACGACCAGGAACCACCGGCGCCGCGGAAGCGGCGTTGAACGGCGCGTTCACCGAGTTGCGCGCCGCTGAGGTGTCGATCAAGGCGGCGTGCGCGTTGACCGGTCGGTCGCGGGCCACGCACTACCGCCGCGCCGACCCGGCGGGGGTGACGCTCGGGCCGCTGCACGGCCCGCACCGTGCGCGCCGGCTCCCGCCCTCGACGATCACCGACGACGAGCGTGCCGCCGTGCTCGCGCTGCTGAACTCCGAGGACTACCGGGATCTGGCCATTCCGCAGGTGTGGGCCCGGGAGCTCGACGAGGGCCGGTGGTGGTGCTCGCAGTCGAGCATGTACCGGATCGCCCGCGCAGCGGGTCAGAACCGGGAACGGCGCGCCCAGGCCACGCATCCGCCGCGGGTGCGCCCGGAGCTGGTCGCTCATGGCCCGAGCGAGGTGTGGTCGTGGGACATCACCGCGCTGAAGGGCCCGCGGAAGGGCGAGTGGTACAAGCTGTATGTGGTGCTCGACATCTTCTCCCGCTACGTAGTCGGATGGCTCGCCGCGAACGCTGAGGATGCCGTCGTGGCGAAGGATTTCCTCGCCGACGCAGTCGCCCGCAACCACGTCATCCCGCAGACGATTCATGCCGACCGGGGCGGGTCGATGACCTCGAAACCGGTATCGGAGCTGATGGTCGATCTCGGTATCTGCCGGTCACATTCCCGGCCGCAGTGCTCGAATGACAACCCGTTCTCCGAGGCGCAGTTCAAGACGCTGAAGTACGTGCCGGACTTCCCGGACCGGTTCGGCTCGCTCGCTGATGCCCGCGCGTTCTGCGAGCGGTTCTTCGAGCACTACAACCACGAGCATCGGCACTCCGGCATCGGCATGCACACCCCGGCGTCGATCCACTTCGACACCGCGACCGAGGTCCGGGCTCAGCGTCAGACCGTCCTCGACCGCGCACACGCCCAGTATCCCGAGCGATTCAGTCGCCGGCCCAGCCCGCCGCGCCTGCCCGAGCAGGCGTGGATCAATCAACCCGTCCTACAGCCAACTCAGTAAGATCAACTGTCTCAGTTGACTTGACAGCTACCGAAGGGTCGCGAGCCCTTCCTCCCGGAAGATCCCCTGAGGCCTCGGAGTCCGCTTCGGACCAGGTCAGGACCTTGTGCCCGAACGGTCAGTGCTGGATCACGGCCGGTCGGAGACGACCGCGATCCGGGCCCTGACCTCGCCCAGTGCCTCCTGGTACTCCGGCCGCGGGTCCATTGCCGATGCCATCTTCAGCGACGTCTCGGCCTCGCCGAGCCGGCCCTGCCGCTGCAGTGTCTTGCCGAGCGCGAAGCGCGCGTAGTGATCGGCCGGGTCGATCTCGATCACCCGCAGGAACGACTGCTCGGCCTTCAAGAGCTGCGCCGAGTCCAGGTAGGCGCGGCCGGCGAGCAGATGCACCGACGCATCCGGCGAGCCGGCCGGATCGAGTACCGAACGCAGTGCCTCCAGGGCCTCCAGCGGACGGCGCCGGGAGAGCAGCTCGTCGGCCCGGCGGAACGCGGCCACCGGGTCCGTGGAGTTCGTGCGTGGACTGCTCATGGTCACTCCCACGTTAGGTGTGATCCACGTTCGAAGCGAGGGGTTGACACGGGGTGGGTGCCGGCAGCGTGACGTAAGCGTCCCCCGCGCGCCATGCGGCTGTGACTACGCTGGCGCCGAACACGACCGGCGATGCGTGATAGGAGTGACGGTGGCGGTCATCGAGCAGGTCGGAGCACGCGAGATCCTCGACTCGCGGGGTAACCCGACGGTGGAGGTCGAGGTCGCGCTGGACGACGGCACGCTGGCACGTGCCGCGGTTCCGTCGGGCGCCTCGACCGGTGAGCACGAGGCCGTGGAGCTGCGTGACGGGGACCCGAAGCGCTACGGCGGCAAGGGTGTGGAGAAGGCCGTGGCGGCGGTCCTGGACGAGATCGGGCCCGAGCTGGTCGGGGTCGAGGCGGTCGACCAGCGCCTGGTCGACCAGCGCCTGGTGGATCTCGACGGCACCCCGGACAAGTCGAAGTTCGGGGCGAACGCGCTGCTGGGCGTCTCGCTGGCGGTCGCGAAGGCCGGCGCCGAGTCGTCCGGGCTGGAGCTGTTCCGCTACGTGGGCGGCTCGAACGCGCACGTGCTGCCGGTGCCGATGATGAACATCCTCAACGGGGGAGCGCACGCCGACACCTCCGTCGACGTGCAGGAGTTCATGGTCGCGCCGATCGGCGCGGAGACCTTCCGCGAGTCGCTGCGCTGGGGGACCGAGGTCTACCACGCGCTGAAGTCGGAGCTGAAGGACAAGGGCCTCTCGACCGGGCTGGGCGACGAGGGCGGCTTCGCGCCCGACGTCAAGGGCGGCACCCGCGGCGCGCTCGACCTGATCGCGGCGGCCGTGCAGCGGGCCGGCTACACCCTGGGGACCGACGTCGTGCTGGCGCTCGACGTCGCGGCCACCGAGTTCCACGAGGGCGGCAAGTACTCCTTCGAGGGCAAGAAGGTCTCCTCCGACAAGCTCGCCGAGGTGTGGGCCGAGCTGGTCGACGCCTACCCGCTGGTGTCCATCGAGGACCCGCTCGACGAGAACGACTGGGACGGCTGGGTCGCGCTGACCGAGGCGATCGGCGACAAGGTGCAGCTGGTCGGCGACGACCTGTTCGTCACCAACCCGGAGCGGCTGGAGGACGGCATCGGCCGCGGCGCCGCGAACGCGCTGCTGGTGAAGGTGAACCAGATCGGCACGCTGTCCGAGACCCTCGACGCGGTGACGATGGCGCACAACGCGGGCTACCGCTGCATGATGAGCCACCGCTCCGGCGAGACCGAGGACGTGACGATCGCCGATCTCGCGGTCGCCACCGGCTGTGGCCAGATCAAGACCGGCGCCCCGGCCCGGTCCGAGCGGGTCGCCAAGTACAACCAGCTCCTGCGCATCGAGGAGCTGCTCGGCGATGCCGCCCGCTACAACGGCGAGCTGGCGTTCCCGCGCTACCAGGTGCCCGGCCAGGGCTGACCGGGTGATCCGGATGCCGCGCCGGATCGTCTCGGCGCGGCACCCGGACCGACGCCCGATCGGGCGGCATCCTGGGGCGGCGAACACGCAGCGGCACCGGCTCGGGGGAGGGGGACGCAGTGGCAGACACGCGCAACCGCGGCCGTGACGCCCGGGCGCGCGCCTCCGGGACCGGCCGGGCCCCGGCCAAGCCCCGGACCTCGCCGTCGGGCGCACGGAAGGGCACCGAGCGGTCCCGCCCGGCCGGCCCGCCGCCGTCCCGCCCGCGATTGACCAGGGCGCGGTCGAAGGCCGGTGAGGTCGTCGCGCGGACGACCGGCATGCTCGGGCTGTCGTCGACGAAGCGGGCCGCGATCCTGGCGATCGTGGTCTGTGCGCTCGCACTGACCGTCGCCGTCCCGCTGCACAACTACGTCGCCCAGCGCCAGGAGCTGGCGGCGGTCTCCGACCAGCAGCAGGCGCTGGAGGCCGAGGTCGACCGGCTGTCGGCGGACCGGTCCCGGCTGTCCGATCCGGCCGAGGTCGAGGCCGAGGCCAGGACCAGGCTGGGGATGGTGCAACCGGGGGAGACCCCGTACATCGTGCAGTTCCCGGCGCCGCCGGAGCCGGTCGTCGACGACGGGCAGGCCGAGCCCGGTGTCCCGTGGTTCACCACCCTGTGGAACGACGTCACGGGCGAACCGCGACGATGACGCGGTGAGTTCGCAGCCCGATCCCGTCACCCGCGCGCCCGGACTCGAGACCGGTCCGCCGTCGCCGGAGGATCTCGACGCCGTCGCCCAGCAGCTCGGGCGGGTACCGCGCGGGATCCTCGCGGTCGCCTACCGCTGCCCGTCCGGGCATCCCGCGGTCGTGCAGACCGCCCCGCGGCTGCCCGACGGCACCCCGTTCCCGACGCTCTACTACCTGACCTGCCCGCGGCTGGCGTCCCGGATCGGGACGCTGGAGGCGGAAGGCCGGATGAAGGAGATGGAGGCCCGGCTCGCCGACGATCCGGAGCTCGCCGAGCGCTACCGGTTCGCGCACGAGCGTTACCTCGCCGAGCGGGACGCGATCGAGCCGCTGGCAACCCACCCGGACGTCACCGCGGGCGGCATGCCGGACCGGGTGAAGTGCCTGCACGTGCACGTTGCGCACGCGCTCGCCGCCGGATCCGGGATCAACCCGTTCGGCGACGAGGCGCTCGACGAGCTGGGCGACTGGTGGCGGGGCGCGGACTGCGCCCGCTGATCAGCCGCGGGCCTGGCCCAGGCGCCAGTACCCGGAGAACATGATCCGTTCCTTCGGGACGCCGCGCTCCTCGACCAGGTGCCGGCGGGCGCGTCGTACGAGATCGGCTTCGCCGCAGACCCAGGCGTAGTCGATCGGGTCCGGGAGCGCCGCATCCTCCAGCACCGGGATCAGGGCGGCCCCGGGTGCCTGCCCGCCCCGCGCGACCCGGATCGGGCCGTCGGTGAGATCGACGGCGTCGTCGAGGTCGGGGACCTCGACCAGGGCGACGGTGCCGACCGCCGGCGCGGACTCCAGGATGCGGGCGAGGGCGGGCAGTGCCGTCTCGTCGCCGATCAGCACCTGGCTGCGAGCATCGGGCGGGAGCAGGTAGGGAGCGCCGGACTCCCGGACGCCGATGACGTCACCGGCGCGGGCGTCGAGCGCCCAGCGGCTGCCGGGGCCCTCGTCGCCGTGCACCACGAAGTCGATGTCGACGGCCGACTCGGCCGGGCGGTGACGGCGCAGCGTGTACCAGCGCAACGCCGGACGGTCCGGCTCGGAAAGCCCGGCCAGCGCCGAGCGGATGTCGTCCCCCGAACAGGGCAGCGTGAGCGGCCGCCCCGCGGCGGGCAATAGCAGGCCGAAGAACTCGTCGGGGCCGAGCGGATCGAGATCGGCGAACTCCGGGGCCACCAGCGTGATCCGCCGCAGGTGCGGCGACACCTGCTCGGCACCGGACACGGTGGCCCGGTAGAGCCGGTGCTCGGTGCGCAGGTTGCGGGCCGCCCGGCGCGGCGCGTCCGGCTCAGCCACCGGTGGCTGCCGCGTCACCGGCGAGCGCGGTCCGGATCCGGCGGACGACCCCGCAGGCGGCGCGGCCGAGCCCGTTGTTCAGGGTGGCGTCGAGATCGAACACCCGGTTCGCGAGCACGGCGGGCTGAGCCCGGAACAGCGGGGACTCCTGCAGCGCGGGACGGTCGTCCAGGCTCTGGACGAACAGGACGTCGGCGTTCGCGGCGGTGCCGAGCTCTTCACCGCCGACCTCGAAGTACGGCTCCTCGGCGGACGGGTCGTAGTGCGGCTGGGTGAATCCGAGATCGGCCGCGACCCGGTTCGCGAGCAGGTTCGCCCACACGTACATGCCGCCGGTGTCCAGGGCGGTGCCCATGGTCAGGGTGAGCCGGTCGGGGATGTCGCCGAGTGCTCGGCGGGCCTCGGCGACGAGCGCCTCGTAGCGCTCGATCTCGCTCTGCCCGCGGTCCTCCCGCTGCAGACCGGCCGCCTGCCCGGTGATGTCCTCGACCCACTGCGGCCGACCGGCCTGGACCGCGAGGATCGGGGCGATCCGGGCGAGCAGGTCGTTGCCGTAGAAGTCCTGCTGGTATGCGTTGGCCCGCATCACGATCAGGTCCGGCGCGATCGCCGCGAGCTGCTCGAGGTCCGGCTTCTGGGTGCTGAACCGGATTTCCTGGACGGCATCGAGATCGAACTCGGACAGCTCGTCGAGCAGCGCACCGTCGCGGCCGAAGTAGAACCCGCTGGCGACGACCGGATAGCCGGTGACGAGCGCGAACTCCAGGTCCCCGCGGCCTTCGACGACCGCGACCCGGGTCGGCTCGGCCGGGATCCGGGTCTCGACGCCCTGGTAGCTGAAGTCGATCATCGCCGGACCGGTCGGACCGCTCGTCGTCGAGCAGCCGGTCATCGCGGCGGCTGCGGCGACGGCGCTGCCGAGGAGGAACCCGCGCCGGTCGAGCTCGCTCACGATGGCCGGCCATCCGGTCCGGTGCAGCGCGATCGGGGGAGCGCCCGCGATGTGCAGGACCGATCGGGGGGCGGGTGGGCAGAGCACGGGCACGGGGCGACTCCGGTTCATGAGGGTAGGCAAACCGAAGTTAACAGGCGAACAGCCCGGCCGGACCTGATGTGATCGGGCCCTCTCAGGACTCCTGGAGCGCCGGCGTCGCCCGCTGCAGCACGACGTCCACGGCGCTCCCTCCCGGCCGGGATCCGGCCGTGCGGAGCGGCCCGTCGGCGTCGAGCCGGGTCGCGAGGAACGTGTCCGCGACCGCGGTCGGGGCGTGCCGGACGAGCAGCGAGCCCTGCAACGCGAGTGCGGCCAGCTCGGCGAGGCGCCGGGCCCGGCGTTCCTGCGGTGCGGCCAGCTCGGTGCGCAGCGCGGCGGTCGTCGCGTCCAGCCGCGGGTCCTGCCCGGCGGCCAGATCGATCTCGGTCAGCAGTGCGTCGACGGCGTCCGGCTCGCGGGTGATCGCGCGCAGCGCGTCGAGTGCGGTGACGTTGCCCGCGCCCTCCCAGATCGAGTTGAGCGGTGCCTCCCGGTACAGCCGGGGCAGGTCGGACTCCTCGACGTAGCCGTTGCCGCCCAGGCACTCCAGCGCCTCCGCGACGACCGCCGAGGTGCGCTTGCAGACCAGGTACTTCGACACCGGCAGCGCGAGCCGCAGCAGCGCCGTCTCGCCGCGGTCGACCGCGCCGGCCAGCCGCATCGCCAGCACGGTGGCGGCCTCGGTCTCGGCGGCCAGCTCGGCGAGCACCTCGCGCATCAGCGGCTGATCGATCAGCCGGGCGCCGAACGCGCTGCGGTGCGCGGCGTGGTGCGCGGCCTCGACGACCGCGGCCCGCTGCGTGCCGGTGGCGCCGAGCACACAGTCCAGCCGGGTCATCGAGACCATCTCGATGATCGTCCGGACGCCGCGGCCCTCCTCGCCGACCCGCCAGCCCACCGCGCCGGAGTACTCGATCTCGGACGACGCGTTCGACCGGTTGCCCAGCTTGTCCTTGAGCCGCTGCAGCCGGATCGCGTTGCGCGTGCCGTCGGGCAGGACCCGCGGCAGGACCAGGCAGGTCAGTCCGCCGGGCGCCTGGGCCAGGGTGAGGAACAGGTCGTTCATCGGCGCCGAGGTGAACCACTTGTGCCCGGTCAGCCGGTAGCTGCCGTCCGGCTGCGGCGCGGCGACGGTGGTGCCGGAACGGACGTCGGAGCCGCCCTGCTTCTCGGTCATCGACATTCCGGCGAGCAGGCCCGGCTTGCCGGCCGGGACGGCGAGCCCCGGGGCGTAGGCGAGCGCGGTCAGTCCCGGCTCGTAGGCGGCCGCGAGCTCCGGGGCGTGCCGCAGCGCCGGGACAGAGGCGTAGGTCATCGAGACCGGGCACAGGTGGCCCTGCTCGACCTGCGAGGTCAGCGCGAACCCGGCGGCGCGGGTGACGTGCGCGCCGGTGCCGGGCGCGGCCGCCCACGGGGCGGCGGCGAGGCCGTGCTCGATGCTGACCCGCATCAGCTCGTGCCACGACGGGTGGAAGCCGACCTCGTCGATCCGGTGCCCGGTGCGGTCGTGCGTACGCAACTCGGGCTCGTGCGCGTTGGCCGCCCTGGCGTGCTCGCGGTGCACCTCGGAGCCGACGACGGCGGCCAGCCCGGTCAGCCGGTCCAGGTCGCCACCCTCCCGGGTCAGCGCCTCGACCAGCGCCGGGTCGGTGCCGAGCAGGTCGCCGTCCGGGCGCGGCGGGACCTGGTTGGTGACCTCGTGGGTGCCGAGATCGGACACGGGTGCCGGCGTCTCCGGCCGGGTGTGCGTCGTCGTCACTACCCGAGGGTAACTTGACCGGCGGGTCCGCCTCCAGGCTTCCGCGTACGGTGGCGGCGACCGGTCGTCCAGCTCAGGGAGTGCCGATGTCACGGGTGGCCGCCATCGACTGCGGGACCAACTCGATCCGTCTGCTCGTCGCGGACGTCACCGAGGCGTTCGACGGCGCCAAGGAGCTCCGTGACCTGCACCGGGAGATGCGGATCGTGCGGCTCGGGAAGGGCGTCGACGCGACCGGCCGGCTCGATCCGGAGGCCCTGGAGCGGACCAGGGTCGCACTCGTCGACTACGCCGCCGCGGCCCGCCGCAAGGGTGCCGAGCGGGTCCGGATGGTCGCCACCTCGGCGACCCGCGACGCGGCCAACCGCGAGGACTTCTTCGCGATGGTGCGCGACACCCTCGGGGTCGAGGCGGAGATCATCACCGGGGACGAGGAGGCGCGGCTGTCGTTCGTCGGTGCGGTCGGCGATCTCGACCCGGACGACGGGCCGTTCGTGGTGACCGACGTCGGCGGCGGCTCCACCGAGGTCGTCGTGGGGGCGCTGCGCGACGGTGTCGCCGAGGTGACCGCTGCCCGGTCGGTGGACATGGGATCGGTGCGGCTGACCGAGCGCTGCCTGCCATCGGACCCGCCGTCGCCCGCCGAGGTGGCGCAGGCCCGCGAGGTCGCCGCCGAGGTGCTCGCCGAGGCGTTCGCGTCGGTGCCGGTCGAGGGTGCCCGGACCTGGGTCGGCGTCGCCGGGACCATCACCACGCTGTCCGGGATCGCCC is from Pseudonocardia autotrophica and encodes:
- a CDS encoding acyl-CoA dehydrogenase family protein, giving the protein MTTTHTRPETPAPVSDLGTHEVTNQVPPRPDGDLLGTDPALVEALTREGGDLDRLTGLAAVVGSEVHREHARAANAHEPELRTHDRTGHRIDEVGFHPSWHELMRVSIEHGLAAAPWAAAPGTGAHVTRAAGFALTSQVEQGHLCPVSMTYASVPALRHAPELAAAYEPGLTALAYAPGLAVPAGKPGLLAGMSMTEKQGGSDVRSGTTVAAPQPDGSYRLTGHKWFTSAPMNDLFLTLAQAPGGLTCLVLPRVLPDGTRNAIRLQRLKDKLGNRSNASSEIEYSGAVGWRVGEEGRGVRTIIEMVSMTRLDCVLGATGTQRAAVVEAAHHAAHRSAFGARLIDQPLMREVLAELAAETEAATVLAMRLAGAVDRGETALLRLALPVSKYLVCKRTSAVVAEALECLGGNGYVEESDLPRLYREAPLNSIWEGAGNVTALDALRAITREPDAVDALLTEIDLAAGQDPRLDATTAALRTELAAPQERRARRLAELAALALQGSLLVRHAPTAVADTFLATRLDADGPLRTAGSRPGGSAVDVVLQRATPALQES
- a CDS encoding Ppx/GppA phosphatase family protein yields the protein MSRVAAIDCGTNSIRLLVADVTEAFDGAKELRDLHREMRIVRLGKGVDATGRLDPEALERTRVALVDYAAAARRKGAERVRMVATSATRDAANREDFFAMVRDTLGVEAEIITGDEEARLSFVGAVGDLDPDDGPFVVTDVGGGSTEVVVGALRDGVAEVTAARSVDMGSVRLTERCLPSDPPSPAEVAQAREVAAEVLAEAFASVPVEGARTWVGVAGTITTLSGIAQDLPRYDPEAVHLSTLSRDELHRVADLLIHAPRAERGKHGALHPGRVDVIGAGSLVVQALADELHARAGIDRVVVSEHDILDGIARSIA